A single genomic interval of Mucilaginibacter boryungensis harbors:
- a CDS encoding tryptophan 2,3-dioxygenase family protein, translated as MSISPEIEKRIAELQEKYEAMGQDMASYLDGLLYADFLTYWDYIHLDTLLSLQSPKTPFPDEEIFIIYHQITELYFKLALHECRQIAQQSPLNVDFFAARLKRINRYFEALTQSFEIMVDGMEKEQFLKFRMSLLPASGFQSGQYRMIEIYATDFINLVAKDKREELRGGTIEDQFEYIYWKFGATELSTGKKTLTLKQFEKKYAKIFTELAHATATSNFNSLYTQLKATGQATPQLEQQLRELDVNINVNWPLSHYKSAVRYLHREPEEIKATGGTNWQKYLPPRFQKRIFYPQLWSAAELENWGKAWVEKALEG; from the coding sequence ATGTCCATTTCCCCCGAAATAGAAAAAAGAATTGCCGAACTGCAGGAAAAGTACGAAGCTATGGGCCAGGATATGGCATCGTACCTGGACGGCTTGCTATATGCCGATTTCCTGACGTATTGGGACTATATCCACCTGGATACGTTATTAAGCCTGCAAAGCCCCAAAACGCCGTTCCCTGACGAGGAGATATTTATTATCTATCACCAGATAACCGAACTGTATTTTAAACTGGCCCTGCACGAGTGCAGGCAAATTGCGCAGCAGTCGCCGTTAAACGTCGATTTTTTTGCAGCGCGGCTAAAACGTATTAACCGTTATTTTGAAGCATTAACACAATCGTTTGAAATTATGGTGGATGGGATGGAAAAGGAACAATTCCTAAAATTCCGGATGTCATTACTTCCCGCCAGCGGGTTCCAATCGGGACAGTACCGCATGATTGAAATTTATGCAACCGATTTTATAAACCTGGTAGCTAAAGATAAACGCGAGGAATTGCGGGGGGGCACTATTGAAGATCAATTTGAATACATCTACTGGAAATTTGGCGCTACCGAGCTATCAACCGGTAAAAAAACCTTGACGCTGAAACAGTTCGAGAAAAAATACGCCAAAATTTTTACTGAATTAGCGCATGCGACTGCCACCTCAAATTTTAATTCGCTTTATACCCAGTTAAAGGCCACCGGGCAGGCTACCCCGCAACTGGAACAGCAGCTGCGCGAACTTGATGTAAATATAAATGTGAACTGGCCGCTATCGCACTATAAATCGGCCGTGCGCTACCTGCACCGCGAGCCCGAGGAAATTAAAGCTACGGGTGGTACCAACTGGCAAAAATACCTGCCCCCGCGTTTCCAGAAACGCATATTCTATCCGCAACTATGGAGTGCTGCGGAGCTGGAAA